The Myxococcales bacterium genome includes the window ATCCTTGCCGTCGCGCGACTCGGTGGCCGAGCAGTGCATCGACAGCACGTTTTGCTTGGGCATCAGGTAGTTCATGATCGTGAACACACCCTTTTTCATTTCGCCGGCGTATTCGCTGCCGAGGATGACGAACTCTTTGCGGCCAAATGAAAGATCGATGCTGGTCGGTGAGGTCATGCCCGGCGTATGGCGGTTGGCTGGGAAGCCGCCCGCGTTGTAGATGACATAGTCGGGCTCGCCAAAATTGTGCAGCTCTTCTGGCGTCGGGCGAATCAGCATGTTGTGCATGAACAGCGCGTGATAGGCGCGAGCGCAGATGACGCGAATCTTGAGGCGGTATTTTGGGTCCCAGCCGGCGAAGCCGTCGACGCAAAATAGGCGCTCCTTGGTGTTGAGGTAATCCACCGCGCGCTCGCGGTTGATCAAAAACACGCTCGGCTCGAGCTTGATGTTGACGTTGCCCCACCAGATATCGTTCGTGCTTGCGGGCTCGTCGGCGACGCGCTTGTCGGTCGGGCTGCGGCCGGTCTTGGCGCCGGAATAGGCGACCAGGGCGCCGGTTGACGAGATGGTCGTGCCCTTTTCGTGTTGCAGCGCCATTTCATAGTAGGCGGCGGGCGAGGCGTTGCGGACGATTTCCTTGACCGCAATGCCGTGTTGGGTGAGCGAAAAGCTTGGCATGGGCGGTTTTATACACCCAAAGTAGGGAGGTCGCTACATGGTCAAAGGCGGCATCCGGTGCTCAAGCGGCCCGGGCGCGAGCGCCGTGATTTCGTCTACAAAGTCGAGTACTTCACAAAGCATCGCCTCGTAATTGTCATAGAAGACGCCTTCGAGCACGCCATCGGTGGCGTCGTAGAGATAGATGGGCGGCTCGCCTTCGAGGTCATCGGCGAGGTGCGCGCAAAACCATTCGCGCCCGACGGCGCCGACGCCGAGTACCACCATGTGACGCGCCGCGGGACACCTTGCCACAAGCTCCGCGGTCTTGGAGGCGATGCTGCCGTATGGACCGGGCGTTGGCCCGAGGAACGAATGCACCACCGCCAGCGTTGGCGGCAGCTCGAGCGGCCCGACGCTTGAGAGCAGCTCGCGCGTGCGCGGCGGCAGCTGCCAGCCAAGGTCTGCCTCGAGACCGGCAAGCAGCTCCTCTGAGCGCGGCCGCAGCGTTGGAATGACGTTTCGATCGGTTAGCCTTCGCAGCCTAATAGAAATTATTTCTGACATTAGAACCCCCACATTTGCATTATCCCTCCCGGGATCTGCGGTGGGCGATCTCGGCCACTTTTTTTGCGGGGGAGAACCTCTCGGCGAGTTCTTTGATCAGGGTGACTTGACACTTACATGTGGACGCTCGGTTGGCGCATGACACGCTACCAAACTTCGCAGCGCTTGCTGGGGTTCATCGGCGCGTCGGCGGCGCAGCCAAAGGCGGTGGCGAATTCCGGCAGGTTGCGCAGCGCACCGTTAACGCGAAATTGCGCCGGCGCATGCACGTCGGTGCCCAGGCGCATCAGCGTCTCCTCATCGCGCGCCTTGCTGCACCAAGCCTGGGCGACGCCAAGGAAAAATTGTTGGTCTTCGGTAAAGCCATCGGCGACGACCTGCGGCACCGCGCCGGCGCGCTGCGCGCGATAGGCGAAATAGGCCATCTTGACGCCGCCGATGTCGGCGATGTTTTCACCGAGCGTGAGTGCGCCATTGAGGCGCTTGCCCGGCAGCGGCTCAAAGCCATTGTACTGATCGACGACGCATTGGCCCTTGCTCGCAAACTGCGCGGCGTCATCCTTGGTCCACCAGTTTTTCATGTTGCCGCGCTCGTCAAACTGTGCGCCTTGGTCGTCAAAGCCATGAGTCAGCTCGTGCCCAATCACCATGCCGATGCCGCCCATGTTGGCGGCGATGCTGCGGTCCTTGCCAAAAAACGGCGGTTGCAAAATGCCGGCGGGTAGGCCGGTGTTGTTGGCGCTGGGGTTGTAGTAGGCGTTGACGATGAAGGTCGGCATCAGCCACTCGTTGCGATCATAAGGAGTGCCTGCCTTGGCAAACTGGCGCAAGGCCTCGTGCTTGTCGGCGGCAAGCGAATTTTGCGTGAACCTGCCCGGCACGACCTCGAAGTCGTAGGCGCGCCACGCGTCGGGATAGCCAACCAGCGCCTCGAGTGCTGCAAGCTTTTTCGCCGCCAGGGTTTTTGTGGCGTCGCTCATCCAGGGCAGCTCGGCGATGCGCTTACCCATGGCGTCGCCAATCGCTGTTATCATCTCAACGGCCGTGGTCTTGGCGTGGCCGCTAAAATGCGTCTCAACATAGCGCTGGCCGACAAGCTCGGGCAGCGCGGCACCGGTGGCGTCGATGCATTGCTTGCGCTGCGGCTTGTCCTCGGTGACGCCGCGAATCACCTTGCGCAACGCGAACGCCTCGTCGCGAAACGCCTTGGGCAGGGTGTTCGCAGTTGAGGCCACGACGCGATACGTAAGGTAGCTCACCCATGCCGCAGGCTTTACCGACGCTAACGATGCGCCCAGCCCGCGGTAGTAGTCCGGCGAGGTTACGTTGACTTTAAACGAACGCTGGCCCAGGCCAATTTGAGTAAAGTAGGCGGTCCAGTCGAGCTGCGGCGCGACCGCGGTCAGGCTCGGCGTGGGGTTATACATGCCTGGCACGTCGCGCCGCTGCACGTTGGTTTTGGTGAGGGTTGCCAACGCGGTTTCAACGGCCACCACGTTGGCCGCCGATATCAGCGCCGATGCTGGCGCCTGACCGAGCCGTTCAAAGACGCGCGCCAGATGCGCCTTGTAGGCCGCCAGCTCGCGGGCAAACGCGGCGTCGAGATAGTAGTCGCGGCTGGGCAGGCTCAGCCCGCCCGAATCAAGCGTCAGTAAATATGTCGTCGAGTCGAGATTGTCGGCCTCAGGGTAGGCCGCAAATGCGGCGCGAATACCGTGGGCGTGCAACGTCCCGATGATCGAACTAAAGGCTTTCGCAAACGCGCTCGGCGGCGTGGTGGCTAATTGTGCGATGGGCGTGAGCAGCGGCGCAATGCCGGCGATGCCCACCTTTTCAATCGAGGCCTCATCCATGCACGACGCGAAGAAGGCGCCAATCTTTTTGTCGGCTTGCCCCGTCGGCCGAGTCACAGCGGCATCGAGCAGCTCGCCCAGCCAGCGCTCGTTTTGGTCGTGGACCTGGTGAAAGCGGCCGTAGATCGATTTGTCAGCCGGGATGGTGGTGGCGGCCAGCCAGCCGCCGCAGGCAAAGTGGTAGAAGTCGTCGCACGCGCCAATGCGGCGATCGAGCGAGGCCAACTCGAGCCCGACGTCCGCTAGTGTGGCGGTACGGACCTCAGGGGACGCGGGCGTTTCGACCGGTGGCGTGGTCGCGGTCGGGGCTGATTTGCTGCAGCCCGTGAGCGGCAGGCCAACGGTTGCAACGGCGAAAAGGGCCACCAAAAGCTTGCCGGCCACCAATAGGGGAACGATTCATGGCGCGTAGGCTAGCACGCTTTCGAGGGGCAGATCGTGTTAGCAATTCGTCATGACATGGCGTCGGCGAGGGGGATTGCTTGCCGTGCTGCTGGTGGTTGTCTACGTCGCCGGCTTGGCGCTGGCAAATTCGTATGTCGAGCGCCGCGTGCGTCGTGGCCTGGTCGCGCGGTTGCAAACGACGTTTGGCGGCGACGTGACGGTTGGCGAGGTGGACGTCGCGTTATGGCGGGGGACGGCGTCGGCGCGCGACATCGTGGTGAGCCACGGCCGCGACGGCGTCGCATCGGGAGAGATCGCCGAGGTCACGGCGACCTTTGCGGGCGGCGGCGCGGTGCTGTGGTCGCGCGAGCTGCATGAACTGACGTTGCGCGATGGGCGGCTCGCGTTGCCACTGGCCGCGCTACGAGGCATGAAGCAACCGCGGACGGCGCGCCTTTGGTCGCGGCGCGTCGTCGTCGAACGGTTGACGATCTCAATCTCGCCCAGTGCGTCGTTGCCCGGCGTAATGTCGAGCCAGCTTGCGCTAGCGCGTGTGGTAAGTGGTCGCACGCAGTTGCGCAGCATGGTCTCGTGGCTCGAGTCCGTGCAGGATGTTGAGGGTTCGCTGGTGGTGCCCATCGTCGGCGATTTGTCGCTGCGCTTGCACGCGCAACGTCTTGCCTTGCGCGGCTCGCTGTTGCCACAGGAGATTTCAATTGCTTACGCGCCGCCGCGCCTGCCGGAGGCCGCGACCGACGGGGAGCGCGTCGAGGCGATCGTCAACCATGTGCTGACCGGGGTCTCGGAACAATTGGGCGCCCCGTGGGCCTTGCAGACGCTCATCAATCTGCGCACCAAGTGGTAGGGTGACGTTCTCCGTGCTAAGAGAAGCTTGGAGTATCTTCATGAAAAAAATCGCATTTCTAATTTTATTTGTTGTGGCTGGTGTCAGCGGTTGCAAGTCAAAGTCCGACGTCAAGGCGCCACAAGGCGATACCGCCAGCATGACGGGCATGAGCGGCACTACCCCAGCCTCGGCCAACCTCGTGATGCCAGGCGACGCGGTTGTCGGCGACACCACGACCTGCCTCGCCAGCGGCGAGACCTTTGTCGTCACCGCCGAATCGCCCAAGGCAACGCACGAAGGCAAGACGTACTACTTCTGCTGCCCTGGCTGCGAGAAGAAGTTTTCGGCCGACCCCGCGACCTATCTGGCCAAGATGCCAGCGCCCGCGCCGATGGTTGAACCGGCGCCTGCGCCAGCCCCTTAGCTCACTGCCGCCGCTGATGCAGGCGCATGTGGCCGCGCTGAATGCCTTCGTCGGCCAGCGCGCGCAGTGCCGCCAAGTTTGACGCGAGGCCGACCGCGGCCAGCGTTTGTGCGACCTGTTGCGTCGTCGTCGCGCCCATGAGCTCGAGGCTAAATACCGCGTGCGGCAGCGCGAGCGTCCCGCCCACGATGCCGGTGGCAAGCGGCAGCTCGATGGTGCCGCACAGCATTTGCACGCTGCCGACCGGCGCCAACTTCCACGTGGCCAGCGGCAGATAGCGGCCGCTGATCGCCGCAAAGGCGTGCGCACCCGCCTCAATCGCGCGCGTGTCTTGGCCGAGCGCCAACGCCGCGCCGACGATGCCATTCATGATGCCCTTGTTGTGTGTCGCCGCCCGCGCCACATCTAATTCGGCGAAGCGGCTGGCGCTGACAATGCGCTCGGCCACCGCCAGCCCGATGGCATCGGCGGGAATTTGGCAGCGCGCGCGCGCGCGCCGGCGCAACGCGAGGTTGGTTAGGATTTTGATC containing:
- a CDS encoding SMI1/KNR4 family protein, giving the protein MSEIISIRLRRLTDRNVIPTLRPRSEELLAGLEADLGWQLPPRTRELLSSVGPLELPPTLAVVHSFLGPTPGPYGSIASKTAELVARCPAARHMVVLGVGAVGREWFCAHLADDLEGEPPIYLYDATDGVLEGVFYDNYEAMLCEVLDFVDEITALAPGPLEHRMPPLTM
- a CDS encoding M13 family metallopeptidase, giving the protein MAGKLLVALFAVATVGLPLTGCSKSAPTATTPPVETPASPEVRTATLADVGLELASLDRRIGACDDFYHFACGGWLAATTIPADKSIYGRFHQVHDQNERWLGELLDAAVTRPTGQADKKIGAFFASCMDEASIEKVGIAGIAPLLTPIAQLATTPPSAFAKAFSSIIGTLHAHGIRAAFAAYPEADNLDSTTYLLTLDSGGLSLPSRDYYLDAAFARELAAYKAHLARVFERLGQAPASALISAANVVAVETALATLTKTNVQRRDVPGMYNPTPSLTAVAPQLDWTAYFTQIGLGQRSFKVNVTSPDYYRGLGASLASVKPAAWVSYLTYRVVASTANTLPKAFRDEAFALRKVIRGVTEDKPQRKQCIDATGAALPELVGQRYVETHFSGHAKTTAVEMITAIGDAMGKRIAELPWMSDATKTLAAKKLAALEALVGYPDAWRAYDFEVVPGRFTQNSLAADKHEALRQFAKAGTPYDRNEWLMPTFIVNAYYNPSANNTGLPAGILQPPFFGKDRSIAANMGGIGMVIGHELTHGFDDQGAQFDERGNMKNWWTKDDAAQFASKGQCVVDQYNGFEPLPGKRLNGALTLGENIADIGGVKMAYFAYRAQRAGAVPQVVADGFTEDQQFFLGVAQAWCSKARDEETLMRLGTDVHAPAQFRVNGALRNLPEFATAFGCAADAPMNPSKRCEVW
- a CDS encoding YHS domain-containing protein, which produces MSGTTPASANLVMPGDAVVGDTTTCLASGETFVVTAESPKATHEGKTYYFCCPGCEKKFSADPATYLAKMPAPAPMVEPAPAPAP